DNA sequence from the Gordonia polyisoprenivorans genome:
TTCATCAGGGTGGTGAGCTCGTCGAAGGCGAAGATGATGTCGGCGCCGAGCTGATGCTGGATCTGCATCGACACCTCGGGGGTGAAGCGGTGAAACGAGCCGTCGAGGTGCGACTTGAAGGTGACGCCGTCGTCGTCGACGTGGGAAAGTCGTTCGCGCCCTTCGGCGATCTTGTGATCGTCCTGCTCGCCGGTCACGTCCATCGAGATGACCTTCTTGAACCCGGCGCCCAGCGACATCACCTGGAAGCCGCCGCTGTCGGTGTAGGTGGGGCCCCGCCAGTTCATGAACGCACCCAGCCCGCCGGCCGCGTCGATGATCTCCGGCCCCGGCTGCAGATACAGGTGATAGGCGTTGGCCAGCACCGCTTGTGCCCCGAGCGCGGCCACCGACTCCGGCAGCACGGTCTTGACCGTCGCCTTGGTCCCGACCGGCACGAACGCAGGCGTGGCGATCTCCCCATGCGGCGTCGTGATGACACCGGTGCGCCCCAATGTGCCGGGGAGTCGGGTGCCGATCCGGAAGGTGTCGTGCGAACTCACCGGAGCATCTTCGCAGGCCATGAGCGTGCAGCTCAAACCGACGGTTGTCGTCTGTTCGTTCTCCGGGGCGGGTTCGCTACGGTGAAGACCATGTCGCATCCCACTTTGACCCGCTGGTCGGCCCGGTCGTTGGCGGTCGGCGGTATGGCCGCGCTGGCCACGGTGTCGCTGGCCGCATGCGGTGACGAACAGCAGTCCGGTGCGCAGGACTCCTCCGCCGCCCCCTCGGTCACCACACCGAGCACCAGCGTGCCGGTCGTCGCGGGCCCGAGCCCGCAGTCGCGCACCACCGAGGCGACCTCGGGCGCCGAGTCGGCCTCGACCTCGTCGACGAGCAAGACCTGCGGCAGCGTGGCCGGCCCCGACGGCGCATTGCGCGTGCTCGTGCTCGCCGGCGACGTCGACTGCGAGACCGCGAAGAAAATCGGCACCGAGTACAGCCCGAAGATCGCGACCGGCCAACAGCAGAAGGTCTCCGGTTGGACGTGCGGCCCGTCGGAGGTCCGCGGCATCCTCGCCGCCTGCCAATCGGGTGACAAGGTCCTTGGCTTCACGCCCTGACCAACCGCGTCCCGAGCCCACCGGCGCGACTTGACCCTCACGTGACGTCAGACCCGAAGGTGTGGGGAGTGAGCGAAGGACATCCCGAAGTGCTGACGGTCGGCGCCACGGCGCGGCTCGTCGGCGTCAGCGTGCGAACGTTGCACCACTATGACGAGATCGGCCTGGTGACGCCGTCGGCGCGCACCCATGCCGGCTACCGCGTCTACGACGACGCCGACGTCGAACGGCTCCATCAGGTACTGACCTACCGGGAGCTGGGATTTCCTCTCGAACAGATAGCGACCCTGCTCGACGATCCGTCGGCCGACGCGCTGGAACACCTCTCCACCCAGCGTGATCTGCTGCACGACCGTATCGCTCGCCTCACCCGAATGGTCGCGGCTGTGGAGGACATGATGACTGCGAAGAAGACCGGTATCGCGCTGACGGCGGCCGAGCAGGCCGAGATCTTCGGCGACGACTGGCTCGGCGACGAGTACGCCGACGAGGCACAGGAACGTTGGGGTGACACCGCTGCGTGGCAGCAGAGCCAACAGCGCACCGCCGGATACTCGAAGGACGATTGGCGGCGGATCAAGAAGGAGACCGACGCCTTCGAGGCAGGCGTGGCCGATGCGATGGGCCGCGGTGTGAGCCCCGGGTCGGCGGAGGCCGACGCCCTGGCCGAACAGCATCGGGCCGCGATCGAGAAGTTCTACGACTGCGGCTACGAGATGCAGGTGTGCCTGGCCGACATGTACGTCGCCGACCCGCGATTCACCGAGCATTACGACGGTGTCGCGACGGGCCTGGCGACCTACCTGCGCGAGATCATCCGGGCCAACGCCGCGAAGAAGCAGACGACGTAGCTGTTTCTCGCAGCGGTATCACCCCAGCGCGTCGGCGACCCGCTCGAGCGCGGCCACCCGACTGCCCTTGACCAGCACCACATCACCCTCGGTGAGGTCGTCGAGGGCGGCGACGGCGGCCTCGACGTCGCCGACGTGCCGGGCCACCGTTCCGTAGGACGGTTCGCCGACGGCGATCACCTCGACGCCGAGTGACTGCGCCTGCTGCGCGATCTGCTCGTGCGCGGCCGGTGCGTCTGCCCCGAGTTCGGCCATCGTGCCGAGCACCGCGATCCGACGGCGACCGTCGAGCGCGGCCAGCGACCGCAGCGCCGCGGCCATCGACGTCGGGTTGGCGTTGTAGGCGTCGTTGAGGATCGTGACACCGGCGTCGGTGGTGTGCAGTTCCATCCGCAACCCCGACAGCGCCGCACCGAGCAGGCCGTCGGCCATGACCTCGACGGGCACCCCCAGCCCGCCGGCGG
Encoded proteins:
- a CDS encoding MerR family transcriptional regulator, giving the protein MSEGHPEVLTVGATARLVGVSVRTLHHYDEIGLVTPSARTHAGYRVYDDADVERLHQVLTYRELGFPLEQIATLLDDPSADALEHLSTQRDLLHDRIARLTRMVAAVEDMMTAKKTGIALTAAEQAEIFGDDWLGDEYADEAQERWGDTAAWQQSQQRTAGYSKDDWRRIKKETDAFEAGVADAMGRGVSPGSAEADALAEQHRAAIEKFYDCGYEMQVCLADMYVADPRFTEHYDGVATGLATYLREIIRANAAKKQTT